The following are encoded together in the Vigna unguiculata cultivar IT97K-499-35 chromosome 2, ASM411807v1, whole genome shotgun sequence genome:
- the LOC114174492 gene encoding histone acetyltransferase HAC12-like — MMYIKGSDVGNSSKCKREYSSSLVSNLPAYEDLELGHQYNIRNQVTMLYDWRKHSEISNCRNKIRNDVFGILISIMHWEQRKSSTIANILESELFMDAASQEEYMDRKTLVRRLKTKVNMFRANKCCQVDNAVSRTSNMLSSSSGSLHSWSNESVPGHAFQRVLGPCINATDYGAVAAHNKHHFPKGGLSSIPKCTDLDVLSEFPAASVGGSNLEASFEVPNRFLGSSSIGNQQNCKDFEPGVLTKRKIDCPSEVMEPFIKRRKVDYESIEFRGSQADNILNPEEPTKDHDLIVNDKLVDSITGSDSNMETVCQKSMPSNTEDIQGKSGLNQDESNATEKVIEPKSQEKEMKSTDQTANIVPSTESLTRSRIKEHIRSLGKQDNNKVTTDGESGNDVYKCQLCSMTTLYFAPKPIYCLCCGISIRRNACYYYKREEEDTNNCFCTTCYKNARGGNISFNGTTVSKTDLSKNKNDGECEEAWIQCSKCKSWQHQICALYNSKSDLDNTAEYICLLCCLNENRNDVRVPFDAKDLPRTKLSDHIEGRLLKRLGQIERNKIPEVFVADNLSVRVVLSVDKHIEVKKQFLNIFEGNDYPAEFSYASKVILLFQKIDGVDVCLFAMYAQEFGSECGYPNQRSIYISYLDSVKYFRPEIHISARESLRTFVYHEILIGYLDFCKKRGFTTCYIWSCPPIKGEDYIFYCHPDSQKTPKKDQLRHWYHSALRKAGEEDIVVGLSNIYDRFFLPTGKRESKVTASRLPYFDGDFWSGAAMDKAMQIEQHTGGNREKMLKLVPIRSLKSMGCVNLSKGTAKDILVMQKLGQTISPFKEDFMVVQLQYVCIHCHKVIQCGKRWFCKDCKIFQECERCHTADSHTSVKGERHKLCQVLTERILPDTTEEKDIIFNKGLFETRYNFLSFCQKNRFQFDSLRQAKYSSMMILHFLSNRTHMTVGISCQVCCKRIVSQSYWRCETCPEFTVCSACYIARGAKCHSHTLSETCSTAQSPSGSEELKQNTTVELLEVVKHASQCHSTQTRPCTYPYCLKIRKLFSHASRCTVRVSGGCQHCKKVWQAIALHSKNCRDSACCIPRCMDMKKQAGWLAS, encoded by the exons ATGATGTATATCAAAGGTTCCGATGTCGGGAATTCCAGCAAATGTAAACGAGAATATTCTTCATCATTAGTCTCAAACCTTCCTGCGTATGAAGATTTGGAGTTAGGGCATCAATATAATATAAGGAATCAAGTCACTATGCTTTACGACTGGCGTAAGCATTCTGAAATAAGCAACTGCCGTAATAAGATTAGAAATGACGT TTTTGGAATTTTAATATCCATAATGCACTGGGAGCAGAGAAAGTCATCTACAATTGCAAATATTCTGGAAAGCGAGCTATTTATGGATGCTGCTTCACAG GAGGAGTATATGGACAGGAAGACATTGGTTCGGCGGTTGAAGACAAAAGTCAACATGTTTCGTGCAAATAAATGTTGTCAAGTAGACAATGCTGTTTCTCGCACATCGAATATGTTGTCATCTTCTTCTGGCTCATTGCATTCTTGGTCTAATGAAAGTGTGCCCGGACATGCTTTTCAGAGAGTGCTCGGTCCTTGCATTAATGCAACTGATTATGGTGCAGTTGCTGCACATAATAAACATCACTTCCCAAAAGGAGGGCTGTCATCGATCCCGAAATGTACTGATTTGGATGTGCTTTCTGAGTTTCCTGCTGCTTCTGTTGGGGGAAGCAATTTGGAAGCTTCATTTG AAGTACCCAATCGTTTTCTTGGCTCCAGTAGCATTGGAAATCAACAGAACTGCAAAGATTTTGAACCTGGGGTCCTgaccaaaagaaaaattgattgcCCTTCTGAAGTTATGGAACCATTcatcaaaagaagaaaagtgGACTATGAAAGTATAGAATTCAGAGGTTCACAAgctgataatattttaaatccagAGGAACCAACAAAAGACCATGATTTGATAGTCAACGATAAGTTAGTGGATTCTATCACTGGATCTGATTCTAATATGGAAACTGTTTGCCAAAAATCTATGCCTTCAAATACAGAGGACATACAAGGCAAAAGCGGATTGAACCAAGATGAGTCCAATGCTACAGAGAAAGTCATTGAACCAAAATCTCAAGAAAAGGAAATGAAGTCCACAGATCAAACCGCTAATATTGTTCCTTCAACTGAATCTTTAACAAGAAGTCGAATAAAGGAACACATTAGAAGTCTTGgaaaacaagataataataAG GTTACAACGGACGGAGAATCAGGAAATGATGTTTACAAATGCCAATTATGTTCAATGACAACGCTGTACTTTGCCCCTAAGCCAATTTATTGTCTTTGTTGCGGCATCAGCATCAGGCGTAATGCATGTTATTActataaaagagaagaagaggaCACAAATAATTGCTTTTGTACTACATGCTATAAGAATGCCCGAGGTGGGAACATCTCATTCAACGGGACAACTGTTTCCAAGACAGAtcttagcaaaaataaaaatgatggaGAATGTGAAGAAGCG TGGATCCAATGCAGTAAATGCAAAAGTTGGCAGCATCAGATATGCGCACTCTACAACAGTAAAAGTGATTTGGACAACACTGCTGAATATATATGCCTTTTATGCTGCCTAAACGAAAATAGAAACGATGTGCGTGTACCCTTTGACGCTAAAGACTTGCCTAGAACCAAACTTAGTGACCACATAGAGGGGAGGCTTTTGAAGCGCCTCGGTCAAATTGAAAGGAATAAGATTCCGGAG GTTTTTGTAGCAGACAATCTTTCTGTTAGGGTTGTGCTATCTGTGGACAAACATATTGAAGTGAAGAAACAATTTCTCAATATCTTTGAGGGGAATGATTATCCTGCAGAATTTTCTTACGCTTCAAAA GTTATTCTTCTGTTTCAAAAGATTGATGGAGTGGATGTGTGCCTCTTTGCAATGTATGCTCAAGAGTTTGGCTCAGAATGCGGCTATCCAAATCAGCGTTCTATATACATTTCATATCTCGATTCGGTTAAGTATTTTAGGCCGGAAATACATATCTCGGCCAGAGAATCTCTCCGTACCTTCGTTTACCATGAAATATTG ATTGGATATCTTgatttttgcaagaaaagagGTTTTACAACTTGTTACATATGGTCCTGTCCGCCTATAAAGGGAGAAGATTATATATTCTACTGTCACCCTGATTCTCAAAAAACTCCAAAGAAAGATCAACTACGACATTG GTATCATTCAGCTCTAAGAAAGGCTGGTGAAGAGGATATTGTTGTTGGTTTATCTAACATATACGATCGTTTCTTTCTTCCTACTGGAAAACGTGAATCCAAGGTAACTGCTTCTCGTTTGCCTTACTTTGACGGGGACTTCTGGTCTGGTGCTGCTATGGATAAAGCCATGCAGATTGAACAACACACTGGAGGAAACCGTGAAAAGATGCTGAAATTAGTACCAATTAGATCTTTGAAGTCCATGGGATGTGTAAATCTTTCAAAAGGAACTGCAAAAGATATCCTAGTGATGCAAAAG CTGGGACAAACCATATCACCTTTCAAGGAAGATTTTATGGTAGTTCAACTTCAGTATGTTTGCATCCACTGCCATAAAGTGATACAGTGTGGGAAGCGATGGTTTTGCAAGGACTGCAAGATATTTCAGGAGTGTGAAAG ATGTCACACTGCTGATTCACACACTTCTGTCAAAGGCGAGAGACATAAACTTTGTCAA GTCCTTACGGAACGCATCCTTCCTGATACAACTGAGGAGAAAGATATCATCTTTAATAAAGGGTTATTTGAAACCAGATATAACTTTCTTAGCTTTTGCCAAAAGAATAGGTTTCAATTTGATTCACTCCGTCAAGCGAAGTATTCCTCAATGATGATCCTCCATTTTTTGAGCAACCGTACTCACATGACTGTCGGAATAAGTTGCCAAGTTTGCTGTAAACGCATTGTTAGCCAATCTTACTGGAGATGTGAGACTTGCCCTGAGTTCACTGTCTGCTCTGCATGCTATATCGCCAGAGGTGCCAAATGCCATTCACACACGTTGAGTGAAACTTGTTCAACCGCACAATCTCCTTCAGGAAGTGAAGAATTAAAGCAGAACACAACAGTG GAACTGCTGGAAGTTGTAAAGCACGCATCACAATGTCATTCAACTCAAACTCGACCATGCACCTACCCCTACTGCCTTAAAATCAGAAAGTTGTTTTCTCATGCCAGTAGGTGTACTGTTCGAGTTTCTGGAGGATGCCAACATTGTAAGAAAGTTTGGCAAGCAATAGCTTTACACTCGAAGAATTGTAGAGACTCAGCATGTTGCATACCCCGCTGCAT GGATATGAAGAAACAAGCTGGATGGCTTGCGTCGTAG